From the genome of Myxococcales bacterium:
GCTCATAGAGCGAACGGCGGATGCGGTCGATGCGCACTATTTGGACATAGAGAGAGCCGATCCAAAAAAAATGCTGCTGCGCTCCCTCTCACATCTTCAAAAAGCAGTTCCGGAAATAATGATGGAAGAAAAGGGATCCGACGCAATAGTTCTCAAAGTCGGGCTCGCACAGAAAAGATTTCCTATAAAGAAGATCATGAGCATGCGCGATCTGAAATCAACGATGAACGAAATCGCGCAATTTCTCTCCGCAAATTACAAAGGGGAAATCTCTTCCGAGGATATGGAATCGACGCTCATAAACGGACTTCTCGCCCCTCTCGATCCCCATTCCAATTTTCTGACTAAAAAAACCTATGACGAGTTCATGATAGGAACGCGCGGCAAATTCGGAGGGCTCGGCATAGTCATAACCGTCAAGGACGGGCAGCTCACCGTCATCGCACCAATAGAGGACACACCGGCTTACCGCGCGGGGATAAGAGCCGGTGACCGCATCACGCAGATAGAGGACGAATCGACCATCAATATGTCGTTGACCGATGCAGTGAACAAACTTCGCGGAAACGTAGGCAGCAAGGTGGCCATCGTGGTAGAGCGCGATGGAAAACCGGCGCATAAGATCACACTTACAAGGGCTGTCATCAATATAGACAGCGTAAAATCGGGGCTGCTTGAAAAAGATGGAAAGAGAATCGGCTATCTTGGGATAAAGAATTTCCAATCCAACACGACGAAGGACGTCAAGGCAGCGCTGGCAAAGATGCACGATAAAAACGCTGAGCTCGACGGGCTCATACTCGACATGAGGAACAACCCAGGAGGGCTTCTTAGCGCCGCAACCGAAATAGCGAATATCTTCCTCAAGGAGGGAGTGATCGTATCTACGGTGGGGAAGGATGGCGAGGTGCTCGAAAAAGAAGAGGCGCGCGGCAACGGAAATAAACCTGATTATCCCATAGCGGTCCTGCTCAATGAAGGATCGGCATCCGCATCCGAGATCGTAGGAGGCGCTCTGCAGGCACGCGGGAGAGCCACGGTCATGGGAAACTATTCGTTCGGAAAAGGCTCGGTGCAGACCCTTTTCGAAACCGGAAACGGAACTGCACTGAAACTCACAATAGCGACCTACAAACCGGCCGGCACCGAATCCATACAGCTGGAAGGAGTGGTCCCTGACATACGCCTGATTCCCGTGGTGATTGACAAGGAACAGATCAACCTGTTCCCAGACAAATTTTTCACCGAAGAGGATTTTAAAGAACATCTTGGAAATTCGAAGACATCCCTCGAGAAAAACAGAAAACCAGACTACGTGATCAGATATCTGAAAGCTAAGGAAGACGAAAAAATTCTGGAGGAAAAATCACGCAAGGAATATTCGAAGGCACTCGATCTCAGCGAAGATTTCGAGGCCACGCTCGCGCGCAACTTGATTGCCGCGGCAGGACGTCCGACGAGGATGGAAACCCTCAAGTCATGCAAGGATGTGATTGATGCCGCCGCTGCTTCTGAAGATGAAAAGATAGACGCCGCCCTCAAAGCTCTGGGCGTCAACTGGAGCAAGACAAGGGCGGAAGGCATGCCATCCATAGCACTCTCCAAAAGGATACTCCTGGACGATAAACCTTTGGAAAGCGCCTCCTCCGGCCAAAAAATATGGCTGAGACTCACGGCTACCAACAGGGGAACCGGAAACTATTCAAGACTGGTGGGGATCGGACAATCGGAAGACCTGGCTTTTCTGGCGAACAAGGAATTTCCGTTCGGCCATTTGAAGCCCGGGCAATCCGCTTCGTGGAAGGTTCCCATAGAGCTGCCGGAAAATCTTCCTTCGCAAAATTTAAAGATGGAACTCTCTTTCGAGGAGGATAATGGAAATGCTCCGGCCAAGACCGAGGTCATAATCCCTGTAAAGGCGTCACCAGCACCGACGTTTTCGATGGAATATAAAATTTCATCCACTTCCTACGGGAAAAAGTTCGAAGCCAACACCCCAATTACGATGGACGTCGCGGTGCAAAATATCGGGGATGGTGAAACCAGCGACGAAGCGATACTGACGCTTTCCGGAGAATGCTCGGACAAGATCTTCATCGAAAAGGGGCGCGTAAAGATGAATAAGATGCCCCCGGGAGCATCGGAGAGATCGAAGCTGAAATTTCACATGATGGAAGGATACCCCCGAAAAGGGTGCTATATGAATCTTGCCATCACCGATATAAAAAAACGCGCGGCGCTTGTGAAAAGGATAGAGCTCAAGGCCGACTCAGGAACGAGCATCCCACCTCCTGGGACAAAACTGGCAGCCCCGAAGATATCCGTAATCTCAGCCCCCGATTCCACAAAGGAAAAAAACGTCGATATTTCAGCGACGATATCGGATGACAATCCCATCAAGGACTATTTCATATTCGTGGGCGATAAAAAGATTCTGTACCAGACCAACGAGGAAGGACTCAAAGAGATAACTTTCAAGACATCAGTCCCGCTCGAAAGCGGCAACAACAACATAGTCATAGGTGCGAGGGATGATGAAAAATTGATGCAGACGAAGATGATAGTCATAGAGAAAAAATGATAATACTGACCAACTCACAGGATTACCCGGAAAAATCGAAGGGAGCCGTTGTAGCGATTGGCAATTTTGACGGGCTGCATCTCGGACACATGGCGCTCATCGAGGAAGCAAAGACACGGGCTGGCGCCATGAACGCCCCGACCGTCATCTATACATTCACGCCCCACCCGGCAAGCGTCATAGCCAGGAGTTGCGCGCCAAGGCTACTGCAGACGTTAGAGCAGAAGATGGAATCTCTGCATGCGGCCGGAATCGATATCTGCATCATCGAGAAATTCACGCGAAATTTTTCGGAGATCCATTCCAAGGATTATTTCCAAAACATTATCATGCAAAGGATAGATCCGCGCGCAATGATAGTCGGGTATAATTTCACCTTCGGCCTTAACAGGGAAGGTACTGCGCAGTCGCTCACCCGATATGGCATGGAAGCAGGGATTGAAGTTGTCGTCATAGAGTCTCAATCAGTCGGAGGAACTGCAATAAGCTCCACCAACATCAGAAACCTGATCTTCAACGGAGATGTGTCGGCTGCAGAAAAGATGCTCGGACGCCATTATTCGATACGTGGCAAAGTGATATCGGGCAAAGGGATCGGCGGCAAACTCGGCGCCCACACCGCAAACATCGACCCCGAAAACGAGATCATTCCTAAAAACGGCGTATATGTAACCGCGACTTCGATACTCGGTGAACACGAAGGCTCACTATCGCTTCCTTCGGTTACCAGCATAGGCAACAACCCAACCTTCGGTGGTGGAGAGTTCACCGTGGAGACCCACATAATCGACTCCGAGATCAACCTTTCTAGAAAAAGGATAGAGATATTTTTCCTTGAGCGCCTCGACGATCAGATAGCGTTCCATAACATCGATGATCTAAGAAAAAAAATCGCTGATGATATAGAAGCTGCCAAGAAGTTTCATGCGGCTAAGATCGGTTAGCTCAGCAGAGGCGAAAACATGAAATGGGCCCTTGCCGGCAGGAAACCTGATTCTTTCTATCCATCCATTTAAAACGCCTGCATTTTGACGCGAGCCGGGCAGAAAATACCCCCTGACAGCATCCAAACCTTCCCTCACAAGATATAACATTTTATATTCAAGTAGTTATAGCGCACACTGGCAGAAGCTCTATGGCATGGATATTGAAGGAGCCGGTCTGTTTCGGGGGATCAGATCCTTGAAGAAAAAAACGGAAAGCACAGCGCTTACCGATGCGATAGTTGTCGATGACGACCCGGTGTACCTCTCCTTCTGGCGCAGGATTCTCACCGATATGGGCATCATACATTTCAAACTGATCGACGACCCCGTGATAGCCGCTGATATGATCAAAAATTTTCCGTGCGCCTTGCTCATCAGCGACCTAATCATGCCGGGGATATCCGGCTTCGACCTGGCGGGGATCGCGCTCGGCGCGTGCGAACAGTGCAGGATCATACTCACGACAGCATATCGCACGGAGCTGTCCCGGTTTCATCTTCCGCATAAAAAATTTCACATACTTTACAAACCTTATTCCAACCTCGAAGAACTCAAGAAGCTCCTGGTGCATCTTATCGAAGACGACCCCAATTACGAAGACATGAACGAGGATTCATTCACCGAAAATAAGGATTTTCCGGAAATTCTCGAGTGGAAATTCTAAAATGTGCGCTTTAAAATATCAAAGGCAAACCAGCCCGGCGAACTCTGCAATAAGGCGTTTCACCTCTCCGCTGTTGAAACTGACCATGACCTTGTGACCGAAGCTCGTTTTCTCGCAGCTTCTCACGACACCGACTCCAAAAACCGGATGACGCACCCTCATTCCATTTGAATATGGCGCCCTTCGCTCCTCCTGCGGCCTCTGATCAAACTCGCCCGAGAAATCATCGGATGAATAATCGAATTCATCCGCGGGAAGGAAAGACCTCCGTTTGAAAGATCTGTTTACCGAGACAGAGGAATCGTTGTCATCGGCACAAAAGGGCGGGCTGGAAAGGGAAATACGCCTTATGGAATCCTCCGGCAATTCACCGAGAAATCTCGATGCCACGCTGTACTTTTCCGCTCCAAAGAGCCTGCGCTTGAAGGTGTAGGATATCGTCAGGTCGTTCATCGCTCTAGTCATCCCCACATAGCAAAGACGGCGTTCCTCCTCGAGCTCATTGGGATCGTTCAATGAACGTGAGTGCGGAAAAAGCCCCTCCTCGAGGCCTACCATGAAGACGGAGGGGAATTCGAGCCCCTTTGCCAAATGAATGGTCATTAGAGTAACGGCACCCCTGTCGTCGTCCATTCTGTCGATCTCGGAAACGAGGGCGATCCGATCAAGAAATTCCACCAGCGGATCGGAGTCTGAAGCGGGAACGAACTCCTCCATAGCCGTAAGCAACTCGTTTATATTCTCCAGGCGGCTTTCGGATTCAACCGATGAAACCGACGCAAGCGCGGATATGTATCCGGACTTCTCAAGCAGCTCACGGACCAGTTCACCCAAGCCCATCGACGAAGAAGCATCCCTTACCGATGCAATGACGGAACAAAATTCCAGGAGTTTTTCACCGGTGGAACGCCTGATCGCCCCCGAGCCTACAAAGGAGGGAATCGCGGCGCTCAAGGAAATCCCTCGAAAAGCGGCGTATGACTTCAATTTTTCAAGCGATGTTTTTCCGACACCCCGCGAAGGGCTACTCACGGCCCTCAAAAAACTAAGATCGTCGTTTGAATCGACCACAAGTTTCAGGTACGATATTACATCCCTGACTTCGGCCCTCTCATAAAAACGAACACCTCCGTAAATCCTGTATGGAATGCCTTTGATGCTAAAAGCCTCTTCGAATGGCCTCGACTGCGCATTCGTACGATAAAATACGGAGATGTCGCCGTAGCGCTTCCCCTGCGATGCGACCTCCTGAATTTTACATGCAACAAATTCCGCCTCCGAACGCTCGCTATCGCATGAAACTACGGAGACTTTTTCACCATCTCCATTGTCGGTCCATATCTCCTTATCGGTTCTGCCAGCGTTGTTATTTATCAAAACTGCTGCTGCGCGAATGATGGCCTTGCTCGATCTATAATTTTGTTCCAGCTTGACCACATCACATCCTGGGAAATCCTCGGCAAAGCGCAGGATGTTGCTCACATCCGCACCGCGCCATCTGTATATCGACTGATCCTCATCCCCAACCACGCATATATTCCTATGCTCTTTTACAAGGTGTTCGATGAACCTGTACTGCGCATTGTTGGTATCCTGGTACTCATCGACCATGACATATTTCCACCTGCGCCTGTACAATGAAAGCAGCTCGGGATAGTCGTCGAACATCTTGACAACCAAGCGTATCAGATCGCCGAAGTCCACCGCCTCGAGCTGCATCAGCCTATTTTGGTAGAGATCATACACCTTTGAAATCTTTCTCAGATAAGGATTGTCTCCTAATTTCAGAGCGAACGACTTCGGATCAAGACAGGAGTCTTTAGCACGACTTATCTTGTCAACTACCGCGTTGGGGAGAATTTTACCCGTATCTATGTTGAGCGCAGCGAGACATTCCTTCACAAGAGCCGTCTGATCGTAATCGTCGTACACCAAAAATTTTGGACTCATACCTATCTTCTCGGAATGTTTTCTGAGGAGCTTCAGGCAGATGGAGTGAAATGTTCCTATAGAGATCTCGCGCGCACGCGAGCCGATCAGTTTTTCCACGCGACTCGCCATCTCGCCTGCGGCCTTATTCGTAAATGTTACGGAAAGTATCTCGGAGGGATAGGCATGTCCCTCTTCGATGATGCGAGCCAGCCT
Proteins encoded in this window:
- a CDS encoding PDZ domain-containing protein, translating into MAYHERKNDIKSKKTAPCLRNIARTTLAIAIFLSATLLHSIAAFSDFTAIDPKLIERTADAVDAHYLDIERADPKKMLLRSLSHLQKAVPEIMMEEKGSDAIVLKVGLAQKRFPIKKIMSMRDLKSTMNEIAQFLSANYKGEISSEDMESTLINGLLAPLDPHSNFLTKKTYDEFMIGTRGKFGGLGIVITVKDGQLTVIAPIEDTPAYRAGIRAGDRITQIEDESTINMSLTDAVNKLRGNVGSKVAIVVERDGKPAHKITLTRAVINIDSVKSGLLEKDGKRIGYLGIKNFQSNTTKDVKAALAKMHDKNAELDGLILDMRNNPGGLLSAATEIANIFLKEGVIVSTVGKDGEVLEKEEARGNGNKPDYPIAVLLNEGSASASEIVGGALQARGRATVMGNYSFGKGSVQTLFETGNGTALKLTIATYKPAGTESIQLEGVVPDIRLIPVVIDKEQINLFPDKFFTEEDFKEHLGNSKTSLEKNRKPDYVIRYLKAKEDEKILEEKSRKEYSKALDLSEDFEATLARNLIAAAGRPTRMETLKSCKDVIDAAAASEDEKIDAALKALGVNWSKTRAEGMPSIALSKRILLDDKPLESASSGQKIWLRLTATNRGTGNYSRLVGIGQSEDLAFLANKEFPFGHLKPGQSASWKVPIELPENLPSQNLKMELSFEEDNGNAPAKTEVIIPVKASPAPTFSMEYKISSTSYGKKFEANTPITMDVAVQNIGDGETSDEAILTLSGECSDKIFIEKGRVKMNKMPPGASERSKLKFHMMEGYPRKGCYMNLAITDIKKRAALVKRIELKADSGTSIPPPGTKLAAPKISVISAPDSTKEKNVDISATISDDNPIKDYFIFVGDKKILYQTNEEGLKEITFKTSVPLESGNNNIVIGARDDEKLMQTKMIVIEKK
- a CDS encoding response regulator, translated to MKKKTESTALTDAIVVDDDPVYLSFWRRILTDMGIIHFKLIDDPVIAADMIKNFPCALLISDLIMPGISGFDLAGIALGACEQCRIILTTAYRTELSRFHLPHKKFHILYKPYSNLEELKKLLVHLIEDDPNYEDMNEDSFTENKDFPEILEWKF
- a CDS encoding bifunctional riboflavin kinase/FAD synthetase, translating into MIILTNSQDYPEKSKGAVVAIGNFDGLHLGHMALIEEAKTRAGAMNAPTVIYTFTPHPASVIARSCAPRLLQTLEQKMESLHAAGIDICIIEKFTRNFSEIHSKDYFQNIIMQRIDPRAMIVGYNFTFGLNREGTAQSLTRYGMEAGIEVVVIESQSVGGTAISSTNIRNLIFNGDVSAAEKMLGRHYSIRGKVISGKGIGGKLGAHTANIDPENEIIPKNGVYVTATSILGEHEGSLSLPSVTSIGNNPTFGGGEFTVETHIIDSEINLSRKRIEIFFLERLDDQIAFHNIDDLRKKIADDIEAAKKFHAAKIG
- a CDS encoding UvrD-helicase domain-containing protein, whose protein sequence is MTNLNSAQLAAVSHTKGPLLVLAGPGSGKTMVLVQRLARIIEEGHAYPSEILSVTFTNKAAGEMASRVEKLIGSRAREISIGTFHSICLKLLRKHSEKIGMSPKFLVYDDYDQTALVKECLAALNIDTGKILPNAVVDKISRAKDSCLDPKSFALKLGDNPYLRKISKVYDLYQNRLMQLEAVDFGDLIRLVVKMFDDYPELLSLYRRRWKYVMVDEYQDTNNAQYRFIEHLVKEHRNICVVGDEDQSIYRWRGADVSNILRFAEDFPGCDVVKLEQNYRSSKAIIRAAAVLINNNAGRTDKEIWTDNGDGEKVSVVSCDSERSEAEFVACKIQEVASQGKRYGDISVFYRTNAQSRPFEEAFSIKGIPYRIYGGVRFYERAEVRDVISYLKLVVDSNDDLSFLRAVSSPSRGVGKTSLEKLKSYAAFRGISLSAAIPSFVGSGAIRRSTGEKLLEFCSVIASVRDASSSMGLGELVRELLEKSGYISALASVSSVESESRLENINELLTAMEEFVPASDSDPLVEFLDRIALVSEIDRMDDDRGAVTLMTIHLAKGLEFPSVFMVGLEEGLFPHSRSLNDPNELEEERRLCYVGMTRAMNDLTISYTFKRRLFGAEKYSVASRFLGELPEDSIRRISLSSPPFCADDNDSSVSVNRSFKRRSFLPADEFDYSSDDFSGEFDQRPQEERRAPYSNGMRVRHPVFGVGVVRSCEKTSFGHKVMVSFNSGEVKRLIAEFAGLVCL